The following DNA comes from Capsicum annuum cultivar UCD-10X-F1 chromosome 7, UCD10Xv1.1, whole genome shotgun sequence.
CATCGTCTTGGCAAGTAGAATAAACacaaaacatttcatcaaacgcCGAAACAACACATCTAAAATCGCAGCGCCGATGTTTGAGCTCTGGCAATGATATCTCTCCGTGCGGTCTCATTTGATATATTAAATGAAGTGACAAAATACTTGGATGATGAATTATCCCCTCTGACGATCCAATGAAATGCAGCATGAACAAATGCCAACCCAAAAGTTTGATTCTATTGGGTGGTCTGGCAGTACTAGCAACCATAAGAATCTTATAGTCATCACTAATCGAGTCATATCCCAATCCATAAGTAGTGGTACGGCCAGTTGTGTCTGAAAATTCATTTGTGGATAGATTCCACAGTAAATAGCAAACAGAATGACACCGGAGAAGAGACAAACCATCGCAACAACATAATATTACATAACTTTTATGGTTTGATGGGCAACCAAGCTTTTGTAATGGTTGAGCAGATGATGATGGTGAAGATAAACAACAACTGTAATCCCAATGACCAATACCAACATCAACGACCATTCGGCTAAcgagattttttttattattctttgcaTGATTGCGATGCTTCCCCTTAAAGTATTCATCTGAGATTAATGTCTTCCACGATTTCGAA
Coding sequences within:
- the LOC124885496 gene encoding uncharacterized protein LOC124885496, with protein sequence MVKRIFKSLLRFDCFSIGTTSSKKYFPEEILVDVLMRFTVKSLVRFKCVSKSWKTLISDEYFKGKHRNHAKNNKKNLVSRMVVDVGIGHWDYSCCLSSPSSSAQPLQKLGCPSNHKSYVILCCCDGLSLLRCHSVCYLLWNLSTNEFSDTTGRTTTYGLGYDSISDDYKILMVASTARPPNRIKLLGWHLFMLHFIGSSEGIIHHPSILSLHLIYQMRPHGEISLPELKHRRCDFRCVVSAFDEMFCVYSTCQDDGETETLKLWVMKEYGVNETWTQLCTIRGPHLLLAKPLFTIPKYMFAEGEVLLGFCTGGFRTSKGAYELFTEYHGRKV